The following coding sequences lie in one Betaproteobacteria bacterium genomic window:
- a CDS encoding YciI family protein: protein MPYAIQTVDKPGSAEVRAAARPAHLEYLTANQHLLLAAGALIDDDGTGGHGGVLLVDTEDRAAAERFIAEDPFTKAGLFEKVTVTRWRKAFFDKKKLV, encoded by the coding sequence ATGCCCTACGCCATCCAGACCGTCGACAAGCCCGGGAGCGCCGAAGTGCGGGCCGCTGCCCGCCCCGCGCACCTCGAGTACCTCACCGCCAATCAGCACCTGCTCCTCGCGGCCGGTGCGCTCATCGATGACGACGGAACGGGCGGCCACGGCGGCGTGCTTCTCGTGGACACGGAGGATCGCGCGGCCGCGGAACGCTTCATTGCCGAGGATCCGTTCACGAAGGCCGGGCTGTTCGAGAAGGTGACGGTCACGCGCTGGCGCAAGGCGTTCTTCGACAAGAAGAAGCTCGTCTGA